The following coding sequences lie in one Streptomyces albofaciens JCM 4342 genomic window:
- a CDS encoding histone deacetylase: MHVWYVSYGSNMHAARLRHYLTGGRPPGGLRACPGCRDPRPPARSVPVVLPGTMYFALESPNWSGGIAFYDPDGPGEVWARAHLVTRGQFSDIAAQEMYRAPAGDLDLSEVLERGRARLGPGRYETLVHPGTLEGLPLLTFTAPWRVDEVRRTRPADAYLAHLRSGLREAGGWDDEEITDYLDRCRRGMAVRPGTGRRGRGLQGTAAGPRALEPDRRDRDPAPRNSARPRLHGP, from the coding sequence GTGCACGTCTGGTACGTGTCCTACGGCTCCAACATGCATGCCGCCCGGCTGCGGCACTATCTGACGGGCGGGCGTCCGCCGGGCGGTCTGCGGGCCTGCCCGGGGTGCCGCGACCCCCGGCCGCCGGCCCGGTCCGTACCGGTCGTGCTGCCGGGCACCATGTACTTCGCGCTGGAGTCGCCGAACTGGTCGGGCGGCATCGCGTTCTACGACCCGGACGGGCCCGGCGAGGTGTGGGCCCGCGCCCATCTGGTGACGCGCGGCCAGTTCTCCGACATCGCGGCACAGGAGATGTACCGGGCCCCGGCGGGCGACCTGGACCTGTCCGAGGTGCTGGAGCGGGGCCGGGCACGGCTCGGGCCCGGCCGCTACGAGACGCTGGTGCACCCGGGCACCTTGGAGGGGCTGCCGTTGCTCACCTTCACCGCACCGTGGCGCGTGGACGAGGTCCGGCGCACCCGGCCGGCCGACGCCTATCTGGCGCACTTGCGGTCGGGGCTGCGGGAGGCGGGCGGGTGGGACGACGAGGAGATCACGGACTACCTGGACCGGTGCCGGAGGGGAATGGCGGTACGTCCTGGTACGGGCCGTCGGGGACGCGGCCTCCAGGGCACGGCAGCGGGTCCCCGTGCCCTGGAGCCGGACCGCCGGGACCGTGACCCCGCACCCCGGAACTCCGCGCGACCCCGGCTTCACGGCCCGTAA
- a CDS encoding alpha/beta hydrolase: protein MRRTAALGAAGTLVTGTLIAGAIAATPASAGQQHHRGSAEDRGVQIAADRAAEKGIDWQACPADWGLKAPIQCGYVTVPIDYAKPNGPTIKIAVDRVGNTGSKKERQGSLLYNPGGPGGSGMKFPTRVTGKNPLYAKLAKAYDFVGFDPRGVGHSAPISCADPQEFAKAPKADPVPDSEADKRAQRKLAKEYALGCKERSGALLRHMTTPNTARDLDVIRAALGEKKLNYLGVSYGTYLGAVYATLFPDHVRRMLVDSVVNPSRDSIWYQANLDQDVAFETRWGDWKKWVAKNDAVYHIGNTEAKVQAKWEQLRATAKKNPIGGVVGPAELTNFFQKAPYYDSSWAPTAQAWSAYLSGDEKPLIQGAGPDMSDIAGNIASENSNAVYTAVECNDAKWPTSWRKWDRDNTRVHQKAPFMTWANAWMNLPCATWPEKQLTPVEVKTGKGLPSVLIVQSTRDAATPFEGAVELHKRLKGSRLIVEKDAGSHGVTSLVNPCINNRVDTYFLTGKTDAKDVTCAPHATPQPSKA from the coding sequence ATGAGAAGAACAGCAGCGCTCGGCGCTGCCGGCACCCTGGTGACCGGCACGCTCATAGCCGGAGCCATCGCCGCCACGCCCGCCAGCGCGGGCCAGCAGCACCACCGCGGGTCGGCCGAGGACCGCGGCGTGCAGATCGCCGCCGACCGCGCGGCCGAGAAGGGCATCGACTGGCAGGCCTGTCCGGCCGACTGGGGCCTGAAGGCTCCCATCCAGTGCGGTTACGTCACCGTCCCGATCGACTACGCCAAGCCCAACGGCCCCACCATCAAGATCGCCGTGGACCGCGTCGGCAACACCGGCAGCAAGAAGGAGCGCCAGGGCTCCCTCCTCTACAACCCCGGTGGCCCCGGCGGTTCGGGCATGAAGTTCCCGACCCGCGTCACCGGCAAGAACCCGCTGTACGCCAAGTTGGCCAAGGCCTACGACTTCGTCGGGTTCGACCCGCGCGGCGTCGGCCACTCCGCCCCGATCTCCTGCGCCGACCCGCAGGAGTTCGCCAAGGCGCCCAAGGCCGACCCGGTGCCGGACAGCGAGGCCGACAAGCGCGCCCAGCGCAAGCTGGCCAAGGAGTACGCGCTCGGCTGCAAGGAGCGCAGCGGCGCCCTCCTGCGCCACATGACGACGCCGAACACCGCCCGCGACCTGGACGTGATCCGCGCCGCCCTGGGCGAGAAGAAGCTCAACTACCTCGGCGTCTCCTACGGCACCTACCTCGGCGCCGTGTACGCGACGCTCTTCCCGGACCACGTCCGCCGGATGCTGGTCGACTCCGTCGTCAACCCCTCGCGGGACAGCATCTGGTACCAGGCCAACCTGGACCAGGACGTCGCCTTCGAGACGCGCTGGGGCGACTGGAAGAAGTGGGTCGCCAAGAACGACGCCGTCTACCACATCGGCAACACCGAGGCCAAGGTCCAGGCGAAGTGGGAGCAGCTGCGCGCCACCGCCAAGAAGAACCCGATCGGTGGTGTGGTCGGCCCGGCCGAGCTGACCAACTTCTTCCAGAAGGCGCCCTACTACGACTCCTCCTGGGCCCCGACCGCCCAGGCGTGGAGCGCGTACCTGTCGGGTGACGAGAAGCCGCTGATCCAGGGCGCCGGCCCGGACATGAGCGACATCGCGGGCAACATCGCCTCCGAGAACAGCAACGCGGTCTACACGGCCGTCGAGTGCAACGACGCCAAGTGGCCCACCAGCTGGCGCAAGTGGGACCGGGACAACACCCGTGTCCACCAGAAGGCCCCGTTCATGACCTGGGCCAACGCCTGGATGAACCTGCCCTGTGCCACCTGGCCGGAGAAGCAGCTGACCCCGGTCGAGGTCAAGACCGGCAAGGGCCTGCCCAGCGTGCTCATCGTGCAGAGCACCCGCGACGCGGCCACCCCGTTCGAGGGCGCCGTCGAGCTGCACAAGCGCCTCAAGGGCTCGCGCCTGATCGTCGAGAAGGACGCCGGTTCGCACGGTGTCACCAGCCTGGTCAACCCCTGCATCAACAACCGGGTCGACACCTACTTCCTGACCGGGAAGACCGACGCCAAGGACGTGACGTGCGCCCCGCACGCCACTCCGCAGCCGAGCAAGGCGTAA
- a CDS encoding S1 family peptidase, giving the protein MKTALTLGTAGIALFATMAPTAHAAPASSHPRYTEAHIAAMAPEKQEKLLAPLRAIADAADRVGSGSQADIYAGVRIDAPRDTVHVYLTDPSRAAKFIKAMSAVDRRVDTGRITIAKAGHTRQAMHEVRDRLLAQEKAGELPYKIHTVAVAADASSLEVAVDKPDVAAKTSAAARRNPDARGLAPANDVPVAFKQGQRISPAARTWADVRWKDGTPFIAGDVLTDGSQYCSAGLPAVRKSDNKPVMVTAAHCFSNGSKIYTGAGATPAFGKFYDGLNGRLGNYVGTVNGVSTNWDAEQLVGTDNNADVSETTGYKPVTGVAYSHNGDFVCQNGAASFFMKQETICGIKVVNDDITYTLDTGWKVRGVEGTRLPGNRWTVAHGDSGSMVYTANGSARQARGIVSALAGPYETNGGSYMYWTEATDIFNHFGLKLNPKT; this is encoded by the coding sequence ATGAAGACCGCTTTGACGCTGGGCACGGCGGGAATCGCGCTGTTCGCCACCATGGCGCCCACGGCCCACGCCGCCCCCGCTTCATCGCATCCGCGCTACACCGAGGCCCACATAGCCGCGATGGCGCCGGAGAAGCAGGAGAAGCTGCTCGCGCCCCTGCGCGCGATAGCCGACGCGGCCGACCGCGTCGGCTCGGGCAGCCAGGCGGACATCTACGCGGGCGTACGCATCGACGCTCCCCGGGACACCGTCCACGTCTATCTGACCGACCCGTCCCGGGCCGCGAAGTTCATCAAGGCCATGTCGGCCGTCGACCGCCGGGTGGACACCGGCCGCATCACCATCGCGAAAGCCGGCCACACCCGGCAGGCGATGCACGAAGTCCGTGACCGGCTGCTCGCCCAGGAAAAGGCCGGCGAACTGCCCTACAAAATCCACACGGTGGCGGTCGCGGCCGACGCGTCGTCGCTGGAAGTGGCGGTGGACAAGCCCGATGTGGCGGCCAAGACGTCGGCCGCCGCGCGACGGAACCCCGACGCGCGCGGCCTCGCACCGGCGAACGACGTCCCGGTGGCCTTCAAGCAGGGGCAGCGCATTTCCCCCGCCGCCCGGACCTGGGCCGATGTGCGGTGGAAGGACGGCACGCCGTTCATAGCCGGTGACGTCCTCACCGACGGTTCGCAGTACTGCTCGGCCGGACTCCCGGCCGTGCGCAAGAGCGACAACAAGCCGGTCATGGTGACCGCCGCCCACTGCTTCTCCAACGGCTCGAAGATATACACCGGGGCGGGGGCCACCCCCGCCTTCGGCAAGTTCTACGACGGGCTGAACGGCCGGCTCGGCAATTACGTCGGTACGGTCAACGGCGTATCGACCAACTGGGACGCCGAACAGCTCGTCGGCACCGACAACAACGCCGATGTGAGCGAGACGACCGGCTACAAGCCCGTCACCGGCGTCGCCTATTCGCACAACGGCGACTTCGTCTGCCAGAACGGTGCCGCGTCCTTCTTCATGAAGCAGGAAACCATCTGCGGCATCAAGGTCGTCAACGACGACATCACCTACACCCTGGACACCGGCTGGAAGGTCCGGGGCGTCGAGGGAACCCGGCTGCCCGGCAACCGCTGGACGGTGGCGCACGGAGACAGCGGCTCGATGGTCTACACGGCGAACGGCTCCGCACGCCAGGCGCGCGGCATCGTCTCGGCGCTGGCCGGCCCGTACGAAACCAACGGCGGCAGCTACATGTACTGGACCGAGGCGACGGACATCTTCAACCACTTCGGCCTGAAGCTCAATCCGAAGACGTAG
- a CDS encoding DUF1835 domain-containing protein, whose translation MEILHLVFGESAAEFLRVALGTGTADNPADPVQAYPR comes from the coding sequence ATGGAAATCCTGCATCTGGTGTTCGGCGAGTCCGCGGCCGAATTCCTGCGAGTCGCCCTGGGAACCGGCACCGCCGACAATCCCGCCGACCCGGTCCAGGCGTACCCCCGATGA
- a CDS encoding AfsR/SARP family transcriptional regulator, giving the protein MADAAGDERQLWFTVLGAVAVRRGEQELDAGSPRQRALLAVLLLQGGRGISAVELIRALWGENPPPAAMDALREYVCRLREVLAPDADMLVSESDGYALRVDEGGLDLRRAERLASEAEQARRTGDPARARELLVRALELWTGEPLAGVPGPYAATWRNRLEERRLSLVETRIALDLEAGRHAEAVAELTALTAEHPLRERLRELLMLALYRGNRRAEALAAYADIRRLLGKREGVAPSARLSELHRRILRTDPRLPVPEGGRPGPAGGGAARGRPAQLPLDTPDFTGRAALVEELVVHLGPAQGRGVALCAVGGTGGVGKTALAVHVAHAVRPFFPDGQLYVDLQGCGPRPADPETVLGAFLRALGVSDCAIPEGVGERAALYRSVLDGCRVLVLLDNARDAAQVRPLLPGTDGCAALITSRNRLAHLPGTHVMALDVMRTREALALFTRITGEGGEDARAVVAACGCLPLAIRIAAARLVARRAWTAADLVRKLADEHRRLQELQAGDLGIKATFELGYGQLPAPQARAFRLVALPCGLDISLGAAAAVLGLGTEEARRTLEFLVDTSLLESPAPDRYRYHDLVRLYARACAERDEPPERCAAARSRLLDHYLATAARVYTMNRPGEPLLDHLEPTRYPGLAFDDRESALEWLYTEAGNLLACARASAGGSMLRRAADLLLVTKDLADSGTGARQYEQTVVRLLTAALAARDARAEGRLRLLMIHLHVMAGRLAEADREARAAMALRRHCADPVLSSHALNESGIIAGLQGRHDDAEALLTQALAAYRSYGNHNSAASVLGNLARTYQDTGRITEGVDLAEQCLALYREIGATVRLATGHYELGVALKQAGRPEDALRHLGRAVAIYQDSRQCLWEAMTYWRMAEAHLAAGRPAQAAGRAEEALAILHGPSGRWARANALTVLGHALRRTGHADRARVCWQEALETYEELGSPEAPAVRRLLPADGTAPPAHDADG; this is encoded by the coding sequence ATGGCTGACGCTGCGGGGGACGAGCGGCAATTGTGGTTCACGGTGCTGGGAGCGGTCGCGGTCCGGCGCGGGGAGCAGGAGCTTGATGCCGGTTCGCCGCGGCAGCGGGCGCTGCTCGCCGTATTGCTGCTACAGGGCGGGCGTGGCATCTCGGCGGTGGAGTTGATCCGTGCCCTGTGGGGGGAGAACCCGCCGCCCGCCGCGATGGACGCCCTGCGCGAGTACGTGTGCCGGTTGCGTGAGGTCTTGGCTCCGGACGCAGACATGCTGGTGAGCGAGTCGGACGGCTATGCGCTGCGCGTCGATGAGGGCGGGCTCGACCTGCGACGTGCCGAACGGCTCGCGTCCGAGGCCGAGCAGGCACGTCGTACAGGCGACCCGGCCCGCGCCCGCGAACTGCTGGTGCGGGCCTTGGAACTGTGGACCGGTGAGCCGCTGGCCGGGGTGCCCGGTCCGTATGCTGCGACCTGGCGCAACCGTCTGGAAGAGCGCCGCCTCAGCCTGGTGGAGACCCGCATCGCCCTCGACCTGGAGGCCGGACGGCACGCGGAAGCGGTGGCGGAACTGACGGCGCTGACAGCCGAACATCCGCTGCGCGAGCGGCTGCGGGAACTTCTGATGCTCGCGCTCTACCGCGGCAACCGGCGCGCCGAGGCACTGGCCGCTTACGCCGACATCCGGCGCCTGCTCGGCAAGAGGGAAGGCGTCGCCCCCTCAGCCCGACTCTCCGAACTGCATCGGCGTATCCTGCGGACCGACCCCCGCCTGCCCGTCCCCGAAGGGGGGCGCCCGGGCCCTGCGGGCGGGGGCGCGGCACGGGGCCGGCCGGCTCAGCTTCCCCTCGACACCCCGGATTTCACGGGACGGGCCGCGCTGGTCGAGGAACTGGTCGTGCACCTCGGTCCGGCCCAGGGGCGTGGGGTGGCCCTGTGCGCGGTCGGCGGGACCGGGGGCGTCGGCAAGACCGCCTTGGCAGTGCATGTCGCGCACGCGGTCCGCCCGTTCTTCCCGGACGGGCAGTTGTACGTCGACCTCCAGGGCTGCGGACCGCGTCCGGCCGACCCGGAGACCGTACTGGGGGCCTTCCTGCGGGCCCTGGGGGTGTCGGACTGCGCCATCCCCGAGGGCGTCGGCGAGCGCGCCGCGCTCTACCGCTCCGTACTCGACGGCTGTCGCGTCCTGGTGCTGCTGGACAATGCCCGTGATGCTGCCCAGGTCCGTCCCCTGCTGCCGGGCACGGACGGCTGTGCCGCCCTGATCACCAGCCGCAACCGGCTGGCCCACCTGCCGGGGACCCACGTCATGGCCCTGGACGTGATGCGGACCCGGGAGGCCCTCGCCCTGTTCACCCGCATCACCGGTGAAGGGGGCGAGGACGCCCGGGCGGTGGTGGCGGCGTGCGGCTGTCTGCCGCTGGCCATCCGGATCGCCGCCGCCCGCCTGGTGGCGCGCCGCGCCTGGACCGCCGCCGACCTGGTCCGCAAACTGGCCGACGAACACCGTCGCCTCCAGGAGCTCCAGGCCGGAGACCTCGGCATCAAGGCCACCTTCGAGCTGGGATACGGACAGCTCCCTGCTCCGCAGGCCCGCGCCTTCCGGCTGGTGGCCCTGCCGTGCGGTCTGGACATCTCGCTGGGCGCCGCCGCGGCCGTCCTCGGCCTGGGCACCGAAGAGGCAAGGAGGACGCTGGAGTTCCTGGTCGACACCTCGCTGCTGGAATCCCCCGCGCCGGACCGCTACCGCTACCACGATCTCGTACGCCTCTATGCCCGTGCCTGCGCCGAACGTGACGAACCACCGGAGCGGTGCGCGGCGGCGCGCTCACGGTTGCTGGACCACTACCTGGCCACGGCCGCCCGTGTCTACACGATGAACCGGCCCGGAGAACCCCTGCTGGACCACCTTGAGCCCACCCGGTACCCGGGCCTCGCCTTCGACGACCGGGAAAGCGCGCTGGAGTGGCTGTACACGGAGGCCGGGAACCTGCTGGCGTGCGCCCGCGCCTCGGCCGGCGGGTCCATGCTGCGCCGCGCGGCGGATCTCCTGCTGGTGACCAAGGACCTGGCCGATTCGGGGACCGGCGCCCGGCAGTACGAGCAGACGGTCGTCCGCCTGCTGACGGCCGCGCTGGCAGCGCGGGACGCCCGTGCCGAGGGGCGGCTGCGCCTGCTCATGATCCACTTGCACGTCATGGCCGGCCGTCTCGCGGAGGCGGACCGGGAGGCACGGGCGGCCATGGCCCTCCGGCGCCACTGCGCGGATCCCGTCCTGTCCTCCCACGCCCTCAACGAAAGCGGCATCATCGCGGGCCTGCAAGGCCGCCACGACGACGCGGAGGCACTCCTGACACAGGCGCTCGCCGCCTATCGCAGCTACGGAAACCACAACAGTGCGGCCAGTGTGCTGGGCAACCTCGCGCGCACCTACCAGGACACCGGCCGTATCACCGAAGGAGTGGACCTGGCCGAGCAGTGCCTGGCCCTGTACCGGGAGATCGGTGCGACGGTACGGCTGGCCACCGGCCACTACGAACTCGGCGTGGCCCTGAAGCAGGCCGGGCGCCCGGAGGACGCTTTGCGGCATCTCGGCCGAGCCGTGGCCATCTACCAGGACAGCAGGCAGTGCCTGTGGGAGGCCATGACGTACTGGCGGATGGCCGAAGCCCACCTCGCCGCGGGCCGCCCGGCGCAGGCCGCCGGGCGAGCCGAAGAGGCCCTCGCCATCCTGCACGGCCCCAGCGGCCGTTGGGCCCGCGCCAACGCCCTCACCGTCCTCGGCCACGCCCTCCGGCGGACCGGGCACGCGGACCGCGCCCGCGTCTGCTGGCAGGAAGCCCTGGAGACGTACGAGGAGCTGGGCTCCCCGGAGGCCCCCGCCGTACGGAGGCTGCTGCCCGCGGACGGAACGGCACCACCGGCGCACGACGCGGACGGGTGA
- a CDS encoding lysophospholipid acyltransferase family protein, with translation MFYQVLKYVILGPLLRLVFRPRVEGLEHVPLHGPAIIAGNHLSFSDHFVMPVIVPRRVTFLAKSEYFTGPGVRGRLTAAFFRGIGQIPVDRTGGKAAQAALRSGLAVLRKGRVLGIYPEGTRSHDGRLYKGRTGVAAMAIKAQVPVVPCAMIGTFEAQPTGRRLPRAMRITIRFGKPLEFGRFAGLDGEHAALRAVTDEIMYEILQLSGQEYVDEYANEAKARQQSQWGLVRRFR, from the coding sequence GTGTTCTATCAGGTGCTCAAGTACGTGATTCTGGGGCCGTTGCTACGGCTGGTCTTCCGGCCGCGGGTGGAGGGGCTGGAGCATGTGCCCTTGCACGGGCCCGCGATCATTGCGGGCAACCATCTGTCGTTCTCGGATCATTTTGTGATGCCGGTGATCGTACCGAGGCGGGTCACGTTTCTGGCGAAGTCCGAATACTTCACGGGGCCCGGTGTGCGCGGGCGGCTGACCGCGGCGTTCTTCCGGGGCATCGGGCAGATTCCGGTGGACCGGACCGGCGGCAAGGCGGCGCAGGCCGCGCTGCGGTCCGGGCTGGCGGTGCTGCGCAAGGGGCGGGTGCTGGGGATCTACCCGGAGGGGACGCGGTCGCACGACGGACGGCTCTACAAGGGCCGTACGGGCGTGGCCGCGATGGCGATCAAGGCGCAGGTGCCGGTGGTCCCGTGCGCGATGATCGGCACGTTCGAGGCCCAGCCCACCGGCCGCCGCCTGCCACGCGCCATGCGCATCACCATCCGCTTCGGCAAGCCGCTGGAATTCGGCCGCTTCGCCGGCCTGGACGGCGAGCACGCCGCGCTGCGCGCCGTCACCGACGAGATCATGTACGAGATCCTGCAACTCTCCGGGCAGGAGTACGTGGACGAGTACGCGAACGAGGCCAAGGCGCGGCAGCAGTCGCAGTGGGGGCTGGTACGGCGGTTCCGGTGA
- the metE gene encoding 5-methyltetrahydropteroyltriglutamate--homocysteine S-methyltransferase: MTAKPAAAAARATVYGYPRQGRNRELKKAIEGYWKGRVTADALVETARDLRRANWQQLVDAGVHEVPTGDFSYYDHVLDTSVMVGAVPDRHRAAVEAGALDGYFAMARGTQDVAPLEMTKWFDTNYHYLVPELGPETVFAADSAKQVGELTEALALGHTPRPVLVGPVTYLLLAKPAPGVAADFDPLTLLDRLLPVYAEVLGDLRAAGAEWVQLDEPALVQDRSPAELNAAERAYRDLGALTDRPKLLVASYFDQLGEALPVLAKAPVDGLALDFTEAAAGNLDALAAAGGLPGKRLVAGVVNGRNIWINDYEKSLATLGTLLGLADRVDVAASCSLLHVPLDAAVERDIDPQILRWLAFAEQKTAEIATLARGLAQGTHTIAAELAANRADLASRAGSAITHDPAVRARAAAVTDADGRRPAPYAERAAAQRAHLGLPLLPTTTIGSFPQTGELRTARADLRAGRIGTAGYEERIGNEIREILAFQEKAGIDVLVHGEPERNDMVQYFAEQLTGYLATQHGWVQSYGTRYVRPPVLAGDVSRPEPMTVRWTTYAQSHTDRPVKGMLTGPVTMLAWSFVRDDQPLADTARQVALALRDEVADLEAAGTSVIQVDEPALRETLPLRAAGHAAYLAWATEAFRLTTSGVRDRTQIHTHMCYAEFGDIVRAIDDLDADVISLEAARSHMQVARELAAHGYPREAGPGVYDIHSPRVPSAEEMASLLRKGLDAIPAERLWVNPDCGLKTRAWPETRASLENLVAAARTVRAEIASS, translated from the coding sequence GTGACAGCGAAGCCCGCAGCCGCGGCAGCACGGGCCACCGTGTACGGCTACCCCCGCCAGGGTCGGAACCGGGAACTGAAGAAGGCCATCGAGGGCTACTGGAAGGGCCGCGTCACCGCGGACGCCCTGGTGGAAACCGCGCGGGACCTGCGTCGTGCGAACTGGCAGCAGCTGGTGGACGCCGGCGTCCACGAAGTGCCGACCGGTGACTTCTCGTACTACGACCACGTCCTGGACACCAGCGTCATGGTCGGTGCCGTCCCGGACCGGCACCGCGCCGCAGTCGAGGCCGGCGCCCTGGACGGCTACTTCGCGATGGCGCGCGGCACCCAGGACGTGGCGCCGCTGGAGATGACGAAGTGGTTCGACACCAACTACCACTACCTCGTGCCCGAGTTGGGGCCCGAAACGGTCTTCGCCGCGGACTCCGCCAAGCAGGTCGGTGAGCTGACGGAGGCGCTGGCCCTCGGGCACACGCCGCGCCCGGTGCTCGTCGGCCCGGTCACCTACCTCCTGCTGGCCAAGCCCGCCCCCGGTGTCGCCGCCGACTTCGACCCGCTGACCCTGCTCGACCGGCTGCTGCCGGTGTACGCCGAGGTCCTGGGCGATCTGCGCGCGGCCGGCGCCGAGTGGGTGCAGCTGGACGAGCCCGCCCTGGTCCAGGACCGCAGCCCGGCCGAGCTGAACGCCGCCGAACGCGCCTACCGCGACCTCGGCGCCCTCACCGACCGCCCGAAGCTGCTGGTCGCCTCGTACTTCGACCAGCTCGGCGAGGCCCTGCCGGTCCTGGCCAAGGCCCCTGTCGACGGTCTGGCGCTGGACTTCACCGAGGCCGCCGCCGGCAACCTGGACGCGCTCGCCGCGGCGGGCGGCCTGCCCGGCAAGCGCCTGGTCGCCGGTGTCGTCAACGGCCGTAACATCTGGATCAACGACTACGAGAAGTCGCTGGCCACGCTCGGGACCCTGTTGGGGCTGGCCGACCGGGTCGACGTGGCCGCCTCCTGCTCCCTCCTGCACGTGCCGCTCGACGCCGCGGTCGAACGCGACATCGACCCGCAGATCCTGCGCTGGCTCGCGTTCGCCGAGCAGAAGACGGCCGAGATCGCCACGCTCGCCCGCGGTCTCGCGCAGGGCACCCACACGATCGCCGCCGAACTGGCCGCCAACCGGGCCGACCTGGCGTCCCGTGCCGGTTCCGCGATCACGCACGACCCCGCCGTACGTGCCCGCGCCGCCGCCGTCACCGACGCGGACGGCCGCCGCCCGGCACCGTACGCGGAGCGCGCCGCCGCCCAGCGGGCCCATCTGGGCCTGCCCCTGCTGCCGACCACCACCATCGGCTCCTTCCCGCAGACCGGCGAACTGCGCACCGCACGCGCCGACCTGCGGGCCGGACGGATCGGCACCGCCGGTTACGAGGAACGCATCGGGAACGAGATCCGCGAGATCCTCGCCTTCCAGGAGAAGGCGGGCATCGACGTCCTGGTGCACGGCGAGCCCGAGCGCAACGACATGGTCCAGTACTTCGCGGAACAGCTGACCGGCTACCTCGCCACGCAGCACGGCTGGGTCCAGTCGTACGGCACCCGGTACGTGCGCCCACCGGTCCTGGCCGGTGACGTCTCGCGGCCCGAGCCGATGACGGTGCGCTGGACGACGTATGCCCAGTCCCACACCGACCGGCCCGTCAAGGGCATGCTGACCGGCCCGGTCACCATGCTGGCCTGGTCCTTCGTCCGCGACGACCAGCCGCTCGCCGACACCGCCCGCCAGGTGGCCCTGGCCCTGCGCGACGAGGTCGCCGACCTCGAAGCGGCGGGCACCTCGGTCATCCAGGTGGACGAGCCCGCCCTGCGCGAGACGCTGCCGCTGCGCGCCGCCGGTCACGCCGCCTACCTCGCCTGGGCCACCGAGGCGTTCCGCCTCACCACGAGCGGCGTGCGCGACCGTACCCAGATCCACACGCACATGTGCTACGCCGAGTTCGGTGACATCGTCCGGGCCATCGACGATCTCGACGCCGACGTCATCAGCCTGGAGGCCGCCCGCTCCCATATGCAGGTCGCCCGCGAACTGGCCGCGCACGGCTACCCGCGCGAGGCCGGGCCGGGGGTGTACGACATCCATTCGCCCCGCGTGCCGAGCGCCGAGGAGATGGCGAGCCTGCTGCGCAAGGGCCTCGACGCCATTCCCGCCGAGCGCCTGTGGGTCAACCCGGACTGCGGCCTGAAGACCCGCGCCTGGCCCGAGACCCGTGCCTCGCTGGAGAATCTGGTCGCCGCCGCGCGGACCGTCCGGGCGGAGATCGCCTCGTCCTGA